From one Deltaproteobacteria bacterium genomic stretch:
- a CDS encoding MFS transporter: protein MGKSYLFVPDLSDTVDTMAARTSQANTRNAALLAGVGHFTARFFELMFPILAVQMTREMHLPVAEVMRWSFLGYLLLGLGALPAAVIANRVGARRVLLIGLAGIGVSALAAAEAAPGRGLSVCLASLGLSASCCYPAGLCLIAHTTAPQRRALAVQSLVGNLAIALTPLLTIVLLDQFGTRHAFQVAGLVVCGLAAALGFLHVDESRTPRVTQFDRALDLNNLPNRGLLFAILCACAMLAGISYRGFTLVAPAYFAERVSLLYFGAVTALVYAVGVVGHYAGSRLADRYELRMLSLALHAASVPLLLLMSRTAGVALVLTAMPFALISFGMQPIETTLFARFVPPRWRVMGSSLQRGLTFGAGSLAMWLVPWTKPGGDLSAVFVYFAGVVAALVVGIAIFVTASAGARIRNRPAEAKVPIGEPAV from the coding sequence GTGGGAAAATCATACTTGTTCGTGCCGGACCTGTCCGATACTGTTGACACGATGGCGGCGCGCACTTCACAGGCCAACACGCGCAACGCGGCACTACTAGCCGGAGTCGGCCACTTCACCGCGCGCTTCTTCGAGCTGATGTTTCCGATCCTGGCGGTGCAGATGACCCGGGAGATGCACTTGCCGGTGGCGGAGGTAATGCGCTGGAGCTTTCTCGGGTACTTGCTTCTCGGGCTTGGCGCGCTGCCGGCGGCGGTGATTGCCAATCGCGTTGGCGCACGCCGCGTGTTGCTAATCGGCCTGGCGGGAATCGGCGTGTCCGCGTTGGCCGCCGCCGAAGCGGCGCCGGGGCGCGGCTTGAGCGTGTGCCTGGCAAGCCTCGGGCTGTCGGCCAGTTGCTGCTATCCCGCCGGGCTGTGTTTGATCGCGCACACCACAGCGCCGCAGCGACGAGCGTTGGCCGTGCAGAGCCTTGTCGGCAATCTGGCGATTGCGCTGACTCCGCTGCTCACCATCGTGTTGCTGGACCAGTTCGGAACCCGGCACGCGTTTCAAGTTGCCGGGCTGGTGGTGTGCGGATTGGCAGCCGCACTGGGTTTTCTGCATGTCGATGAGTCGCGGACGCCGCGGGTCACTCAGTTCGACCGCGCGCTCGATCTGAACAACCTACCCAACCGGGGTCTGCTGTTCGCCATTCTGTGTGCCTGCGCCATGCTCGCCGGTATCAGCTATCGCGGCTTTACGTTGGTCGCGCCGGCGTATTTTGCCGAGCGAGTGTCGCTACTGTACTTCGGAGCTGTGACTGCGCTGGTCTACGCAGTCGGAGTCGTCGGTCACTACGCCGGCAGCCGGCTGGCGGATCGCTACGAGTTGCGCATGCTGTCTCTCGCGCTGCACGCGGCCAGTGTCCCGCTGTTGTTGTTGATGAGTCGCACTGCCGGCGTCGCCTTGGTCCTCACGGCGATGCCGTTCGCCTTGATCAGCTTCGGTATGCAGCCGATCGAAACCACGCTGTTCGCCCGCTTTGTGCCGCCGCGTTGGCGCGTCATGGGGTCTAGTCTGCAGCGCGGGCTGACATTCGGCGCGGGTTCACTGGCGATGTGGCTGGTGCCTTGGACGAAACCGGGCGGCGACCTCAGCGCGGTGTTTGTGTACTTCGCCGGGGTGGTGGCGGCGCTCGTCGTGGGGATCGCGATCTTTGTGACCGCCTCCGCCGGCGCGCGTATCCGCAACCGACCCGCGGAGGCGAAGGTGCCGATCGGCGAACCCGCGGTGTGA
- a CDS encoding HD domain-containing protein, which produces MRPMVIRDPIHGDINLRPLEARVLDLPDVQRLRGIKQLGTASLVYPGCVHTRFDHSLGACAMAHGIIASLRDHGATIDDELETAIGCAALLHDVTHVPFGHTLEDERRLFPRHDKGARLAHMLGGALGDQLSQLGIKATIAALLGAQSTPDVPRWAQQIVASTIDADLLDYLRRDAYFAGLNQDYDDRVFRYFTVDEGQLAINMTKHGMERPDARSETVALLRLRYFLTERVYYHHSKVAAGAMVSKAVELALPLGITDASLLTYNDWTLIEALGRLPDAGIQNLIERLRRRALYKRGYAISARTVGEDDRARLVAQYHESPPVRAAAEAALARAVGCQAHELIIYCPALTVMKEAAVLVRRPSGLAPLNQEADGGGSEITALEARYAGLWRLYVLVPAEFAASAAAAAREMFGVASEFN; this is translated from the coding sequence ATGCGCCCAATGGTCATCCGCGACCCCATCCACGGCGACATCAACCTGCGGCCGCTCGAAGCCCGCGTGTTGGATCTGCCGGACGTGCAGCGGCTGCGCGGGATTAAGCAGCTCGGCACCGCGAGCCTGGTGTATCCGGGCTGCGTGCACACGCGCTTCGATCATTCGCTCGGCGCGTGCGCGATGGCGCACGGGATCATCGCTTCATTGCGCGATCACGGCGCCACGATCGACGACGAGTTGGAGACTGCGATCGGTTGCGCGGCGCTGCTGCACGACGTGACGCACGTTCCGTTCGGCCACACGCTGGAGGATGAACGGCGCCTATTTCCGCGCCACGACAAAGGCGCGCGCTTGGCCCACATGCTCGGCGGCGCGCTCGGCGATCAGCTCAGCCAACTCGGCATCAAGGCCACGATTGCGGCGCTGCTCGGCGCGCAATCGACTCCGGACGTGCCACGCTGGGCGCAACAGATCGTGGCGAGCACGATCGACGCCGACTTGCTCGACTACTTGCGCCGGGATGCGTACTTCGCCGGACTCAATCAGGACTACGACGATCGCGTGTTCCGCTACTTCACGGTCGACGAGGGCCAGCTCGCAATCAACATGACCAAGCACGGCATGGAGCGGCCCGACGCGCGCTCCGAAACCGTCGCGCTGTTGCGCCTGCGCTACTTCCTGACCGAGCGTGTCTACTATCACCACAGCAAGGTGGCGGCCGGAGCGATGGTGTCGAAGGCGGTCGAACTGGCGCTGCCGCTCGGGATCACCGACGCGTCGCTGCTCACCTACAACGACTGGACGCTGATCGAGGCGCTCGGGCGGCTGCCCGATGCCGGTATTCAGAACCTGATCGAGCGCCTGCGCCGGCGCGCGCTCTACAAACGCGGCTATGCCATTTCGGCACGCACCGTCGGTGAGGACGATCGCGCGCGGTTGGTCGCCCAGTATCACGAGTCGCCACCGGTTCGGGCGGCGGCCGAGGCTGCGTTGGCGCGCGCGGTCGGCTGCCAAGCGCACGAGCTGATCATCTACTGTCCCGCGCTCACGGTCATGAAGGAAGCGGCCGTGCTGGTGCGACGTCCGAGCGGGTTGGCGCCGCTCAATCAAGAAGCAGACGGCGGCGGTTCCGAGATCACCGCGCTGGAGGCGCGTTACGCGGGATTGTGGCGCTTGTACGTTTTGGTCCCGGCGGAGTTTGCGGCGTCGGCTGCGGCCGCCGCACGCGAAATGTTTGGGGTCGCGAGCGAGTTCAACTGA
- a CDS encoding FadR family transcriptional regulator, with translation MTTTRSKVTAFRPPQRRRIHQDVAEQLRDAILDGRLRTGQKLPPERELAEEFRVNRTSVREAIKVLEGLGLVSVRQGDGATVQPLIEGSLDLLAPMIFHGGRVNPDVVTEMAEVLMPLLFEMARLAIERRRAAQLDDLRRLRDLIADEARRREDRFASARDVIVLVSDMTRNRVWQMLGRRLRALLASEPMREARQRLRRDPGRIVPIIDACLAAIDAGRPREAIAALRRMISFVNDTELRSNGRLRIAARV, from the coding sequence ATGACGACCACGCGCAGCAAGGTCACCGCCTTTCGACCACCCCAGCGGCGGCGCATTCATCAAGATGTCGCCGAGCAGTTGCGCGATGCGATCCTCGATGGCCGCTTGCGCACGGGGCAGAAGTTGCCGCCCGAGCGCGAGTTGGCGGAAGAGTTTCGTGTCAACCGCACTTCAGTGCGCGAAGCCATCAAGGTGCTCGAAGGCCTCGGCCTCGTCAGCGTGCGCCAGGGCGACGGCGCCACGGTACAGCCGTTGATCGAAGGCTCACTCGATCTGCTGGCGCCGATGATCTTCCACGGCGGGCGCGTCAACCCCGATGTAGTTACCGAAATGGCCGAAGTGCTCATGCCACTGCTGTTCGAGATGGCGCGCCTCGCCATCGAGCGCCGCCGCGCAGCGCAACTCGACGACCTCCGCCGACTGCGCGACCTCATCGCCGACGAGGCGCGACGGCGCGAAGACCGGTTCGCCTCGGCGCGCGATGTGATCGTATTGGTGTCCGACATGACCCGCAACCGCGTGTGGCAAATGCTGGGGCGCCGCCTGCGCGCCCTCCTCGCCTCCGAGCCGATGCGCGAAGCCCGCCAGCGTCTGCGCCGTGATCCCGGTCGCATCGTGCCGATCATCGATGCCTGCCTCGCCGCAATCGACGCCGGGCGGCCGCGCGAAGCCATCGCGGCGCTCCGGCGCATGATCAGTTTCGTCAACGACACGGAGCTGCGCAGCAATGGTCGCCTGCGCATCGCCGCGCGTGTGTAA
- a CDS encoding ferritin-like domain-containing protein: MSDFALRTSTQEPDLDTSMKVIYQWNYEPELEELRRLYVKGAEAQWVAERDLDWERPIDQQKFATTPLGAAIPVEQCSYWKSLPEEKQWQASRAAAAFRLSNFLHGEQGALMVAAQLVNCVPHTDAKFYAATQTMDEARHVEVFAKYIKKLDEVRPIASALRTILDATLETDNWMKKLVGMQIVVEGLALYSFREMRNLTEEPLLKDLLTYVARDEARHHAYGVQYIERCAPLLSESERGELEDFALECARSLIDQRNQQTFQAAIFEIWMEIGIDPVALITSVREEREQLTQGLGRGRRLGPVQGFVIPTLRRCGLLSERVAARYHEFLRENLTGSLVGENVEEFLKRIPELPEDTAAWVLGALQ, translated from the coding sequence ATGAGTGACTTCGCCCTCCGCACGAGCACACAAGAGCCTGACCTCGATACGTCGATGAAGGTCATCTACCAGTGGAACTACGAGCCCGAGCTGGAGGAACTGCGCCGGCTCTACGTCAAGGGCGCCGAGGCGCAGTGGGTGGCCGAGCGCGATCTCGATTGGGAGCGGCCGATCGATCAGCAGAAATTCGCCACCACGCCGCTCGGTGCCGCGATCCCGGTCGAGCAGTGTTCGTACTGGAAATCACTGCCGGAGGAAAAGCAGTGGCAAGCCTCGCGCGCGGCCGCCGCCTTCCGGCTCAGCAATTTCTTGCACGGCGAACAGGGCGCACTGATGGTGGCCGCGCAGCTGGTCAATTGCGTGCCCCACACCGACGCCAAGTTTTACGCTGCAACCCAAACGATGGACGAAGCACGGCACGTCGAAGTGTTTGCCAAGTACATCAAGAAGCTCGACGAGGTGCGCCCGATTGCGTCGGCACTGCGCACCATCCTCGACGCCACCCTGGAGACCGACAACTGGATGAAGAAGTTGGTCGGCATGCAAATCGTGGTCGAGGGACTCGCGCTGTACAGCTTCCGCGAGATGCGCAACCTCACCGAAGAGCCGCTGCTCAAGGACTTGCTCACCTACGTGGCGCGGGACGAGGCGCGCCATCACGCCTACGGCGTGCAGTACATCGAGCGCTGCGCGCCACTGCTGAGCGAATCCGAACGCGGGGAGTTGGAAGACTTTGCCCTCGAGTGCGCCCGCAGCCTGATCGATCAGCGCAATCAACAGACGTTCCAAGCCGCGATCTTCGAGATCTGGATGGAGATCGGCATCGATCCGGTCGCGCTGATCACCTCGGTGCGCGAAGAACGCGAGCAACTCACCCAGGGGCTGGGCAGAGGCCGGCGACTCGGCCCAGTGCAGGGGTTCGTGATCCCGACGCTGCGTCGCTGCGGCCTGCTCAGCGAACGCGTTGCCGCGCGCTACCACGAATTCTTGCGCGAGAACCTGACCGGTAGCCTAGTCGGCGAGAACGTCGAAGAATTCCTCAAGCGCATCCCCGAGCTCCCCGAAGATACGGCGGCGTGGGTGCTCGGCGCGCTGCAATAG
- the miaA gene encoding tRNA (adenosine(37)-N6)-dimethylallyltransferase MiaA has protein sequence MCEPQSPVVAIVGPTGVGKSALALELAERLGAEIVNADSRQVYRYLDIGTAKPTTAERARVAHHVFDVVDPDESFDCARYRERALAAIADIQRRGRRVLVVGGTGLYVKTLHYGLAPGPPRDVALRTQLEAEEDAEPGSLHRRLSEIDVVIAARLHPHDRVRLIRALEVHQLTGRPLSAWHAEHGFRAEVVPMTVVGLSLDRAYLRTRLVVRCRAMAERGLLDEIRSLWARGYGRDLPILQTIGYRELGAVVAGDSTLDAALAAMTTATCRLAKRQLTWFRGDATVRWFDAKRDLPAAFDAVCAL, from the coding sequence GTGTGTGAACCTCAATCCCCCGTCGTCGCCATCGTCGGCCCGACCGGCGTCGGCAAGAGCGCGCTGGCGCTTGAATTGGCGGAGCGACTCGGCGCCGAGATCGTCAACGCCGACTCACGCCAGGTCTATCGCTACCTCGACATTGGCACCGCCAAGCCAACTACCGCAGAACGTGCGCGGGTAGCGCATCACGTTTTCGACGTGGTGGACCCGGACGAATCATTTGACTGCGCGCGCTATCGCGAGCGGGCGCTCGCCGCGATCGCCGACATTCAGCGGCGTGGGCGGCGCGTGCTGGTGGTCGGCGGCACTGGGCTGTACGTGAAGACGTTGCACTACGGCCTGGCGCCAGGGCCGCCGCGCGATGTGGCCTTGCGGACGCAGCTCGAGGCGGAGGAGGACGCAGAACCGGGTAGCTTGCATCGCCGGTTGTCGGAGATCGATGTGGTGATTGCGGCGCGACTGCACCCGCACGATCGCGTGCGCTTGATCCGCGCGCTCGAAGTGCATCAACTCACTGGCCGACCGCTGAGCGCGTGGCACGCCGAGCACGGGTTTCGCGCGGAAGTGGTACCGATGACCGTGGTCGGCCTCTCGCTTGACCGCGCCTACCTGCGCACGCGTCTTGTGGTGCGTTGTAGGGCGATGGCTGAACGCGGATTGCTCGACGAGATCCGCAGCTTGTGGGCGCGCGGATACGGGCGCGATCTGCCGATTCTGCAGACCATCGGCTATCGCGAACTCGGCGCGGTGGTGGCCGGCGACTCAACTCTCGACGCCGCCCTCGCGGCGATGACGACCGCGACCTGCCGGTTGGCCAAGCGCCAACTCACCTGGTTCCGCGGCGATGCGACGGTCCGGTGGTTCGACGCGAAGCGAGATCTTCCTGCCGCTTTTGACGCAGTCTGTGCCTTGTGA
- the mutL gene encoding DNA mismatch repair endonuclease MutL: protein MEAIARTDTAEAGRVRVLSPEVANKIAAGEVIERPAAVVKELVENAIDAGARQIDVTIEDAGLALIAVVDDGEGMSPADAVTAFSRHATSKVSTADDLFQIRTLGFRGEALASIAAVSNTTLTTRRARELAGTCVEIRGGSVLAVREAGSAPGTRVEVADLFGNTPARRKFLKAPATEVGHVTELVTRIALAFPEVGFTARHGTRGLVELPATRDPAERIAQVFGRPRAGAMLAFSAHTAVGSVHGWLTSSHLSFPTARQIYTFVNRRYVRDKLVSHALVAGYSTLLMHGRYPAAVVHLELPPDEVDVNVHPAKHEVRFRRGGAVHELLSRAVQERLRQQGPPPAELTTPTSSTTSTARQLPIALHAMATAMSAPAGTATAPPLDIIRLRPPSSPPIAPDSPPAPDDSDFFGGMRILGQVFEGYLVCQHDDTLVLIDQHAAHERVAFERLRRAYGAGSIPQQRLLVPAVVDLGPREAGLLSDRLDELHALGFELEPFGGGSFAVRAVPALLADANPASLVRDVIDECVEIGGSRRLTDAAEAVLARLACHSVVRVGQSLSFDQIRALLVAMDTIPYSGNCPHGRPTHVTLTRGELERLFKRV from the coding sequence ATGGAAGCAATCGCACGCACCGACACAGCGGAAGCTGGACGGGTTCGGGTGTTGTCACCCGAAGTCGCGAACAAGATCGCCGCTGGCGAAGTGATCGAGCGGCCGGCAGCGGTGGTGAAGGAATTGGTCGAGAACGCTATCGATGCCGGCGCGCGCCAGATCGACGTGACAATCGAAGATGCTGGTCTCGCGTTGATCGCGGTCGTCGACGATGGCGAGGGGATGTCGCCGGCCGACGCGGTGACGGCGTTCTCGCGCCACGCCACCAGCAAGGTCAGCACGGCCGACGATCTGTTTCAGATCCGTACGCTCGGGTTTCGCGGGGAAGCACTCGCCAGCATCGCCGCCGTGTCGAACACGACCTTGACGACACGGCGGGCGCGCGAGCTCGCCGGCACTTGTGTGGAGATTCGCGGCGGGAGCGTTCTCGCGGTGCGCGAAGCCGGCAGCGCGCCGGGCACTCGCGTCGAGGTTGCGGACCTGTTCGGCAATACGCCCGCACGTCGCAAGTTTCTGAAGGCGCCGGCCACTGAGGTGGGTCACGTCACCGAGCTGGTGACGCGCATCGCCTTGGCGTTTCCCGAGGTCGGCTTCACGGCGCGCCACGGCACGCGCGGGCTCGTCGAGTTGCCGGCCACCCGCGATCCCGCCGAGCGCATCGCGCAAGTCTTCGGTCGGCCGCGCGCTGGCGCGATGCTCGCCTTCAGTGCGCACACGGCCGTGGGCAGCGTCCACGGCTGGCTCACCAGCTCGCACCTGAGTTTTCCAACCGCGCGACAGATTTACACCTTCGTCAACCGCCGCTACGTGCGCGACAAGTTGGTGAGTCACGCGTTGGTGGCCGGCTACAGCACGTTGCTGATGCATGGTCGCTACCCCGCCGCGGTCGTGCATCTGGAGCTGCCCCCCGACGAAGTGGATGTAAACGTCCACCCGGCCAAGCACGAAGTGCGCTTCCGCCGCGGCGGCGCGGTCCATGAGCTGTTGTCGCGCGCGGTCCAAGAACGGCTGCGCCAACAAGGACCGCCACCGGCGGAGTTGACGACGCCGACTTCATCAACAACCTCGACCGCGCGTCAGTTGCCGATTGCCTTGCACGCGATGGCGACTGCGATGAGCGCGCCGGCGGGTACGGCGACCGCCCCACCCCTCGATATCATTCGCTTGCGACCACCTTCGTCGCCGCCGATCGCGCCGGACTCGCCGCCGGCGCCTGATGACAGCGACTTCTTCGGCGGCATGCGCATCCTCGGCCAAGTGTTCGAGGGCTATCTGGTGTGCCAGCACGACGACACGCTGGTGCTGATCGATCAACACGCGGCGCACGAGCGCGTGGCGTTCGAGCGCCTGCGGCGCGCCTACGGCGCCGGCAGCATTCCGCAACAACGTTTGCTCGTGCCCGCAGTCGTCGATCTCGGTCCGCGCGAAGCCGGGCTATTGAGTGACCGGCTCGATGAGTTGCACGCGCTCGGCTTCGAACTCGAGCCGTTCGGTGGCGGAAGCTTCGCGGTGCGCGCCGTGCCCGCGCTGCTCGCCGACGCCAACCCGGCGTCGTTGGTCCGCGACGTGATCGACGAGTGCGTGGAGATCGGCGGTTCGCGCCGCCTAACCGACGCCGCCGAAGCGGTGCTTGCACGGCTCGCTTGTCACAGCGTCGTCCGCGTCGGGCAGTCTCTCAGCTTCGACCAGATCCGCGCGCTGCTGGTGGCGATGGACACCATTCCCTACTCTGGCAATTGCCCGCACGGCCGCCCGACGCACGTGACCCTGACGCGCGGTGAGCTGGAGCGGTTGTTCAAGCGTGTGTGA
- a CDS encoding glucose-6-phosphate isomerase (catalyzes the formation of D-fructose 6-phosphate from D-glucose 6-phosphate): MPDYRRRAAREAMSVRLDVNGMMAEAIGHREPEAGALPAGVLREEVEALAPRAAEIARVLQARRAASELPFYDLPQQRESVQAIKTVAAKVRDGLDTLVVLGIGGSALGTRTLVEAVGTPSPRVVVVDNIDPVSVGGLIDSLDLRRTVFNVVSKGGETAETMAQFLVIRERLLRELGAIDYKQRVVITTDAESGHLRQIVNDEGFHDLIVPAGVGGRFSVLTPVGLFPAAVAGVRVDELLAGAAWMDSRTQSVELWQNPAHLLAALLYLAETKRGRNVVVLMPYSDRLACFADWFVQLWGESLGKAETVDGQPIRCGQTPVAARGATDQHSLLQLLMEGPPDKVVILIRVDDHGREISIPTAYSDLEGVGYLGGNGMGALLNMEQRATELALVQQQRPVMTLTLPQLNAFTLGQLFYLFEVATVFAGGLHRINPLDQPGVERSKRLTYGLAGRKGFEAQRAEVDAWEARKRPEYVL; encoded by the coding sequence ATGCCGGACTATCGCCGCCGAGCGGCGCGCGAAGCGATGAGCGTGCGGCTCGACGTGAACGGCATGATGGCAGAGGCCATCGGCCACCGCGAGCCGGAGGCGGGCGCACTACCCGCCGGCGTGCTGCGGGAAGAGGTCGAGGCGCTGGCGCCGCGTGCCGCCGAGATTGCGCGCGTGCTGCAGGCGCGCCGCGCGGCGAGTGAATTACCCTTCTACGACTTGCCCCAGCAACGTGAGTCGGTTCAAGCAATCAAGACGGTCGCGGCCAAAGTGCGCGACGGCCTCGACACGCTGGTGGTGCTCGGTATCGGGGGCTCCGCGCTCGGCACGCGTACCCTGGTGGAAGCGGTCGGCACTCCCAGCCCGCGCGTCGTCGTCGTCGATAACATCGATCCCGTCAGCGTCGGCGGCCTCATCGATTCGCTCGATCTGCGGCGCACCGTTTTCAACGTCGTCAGCAAGGGCGGCGAGACTGCGGAAACCATGGCGCAGTTTCTCGTCATCCGCGAACGCCTGCTGCGCGAACTTGGCGCGATCGACTACAAGCAACGCGTCGTCATCACCACCGACGCCGAGTCGGGTCATTTGCGCCAGATCGTCAACGATGAAGGCTTTCACGATCTGATCGTGCCCGCCGGCGTCGGCGGACGCTTCTCTGTGCTCACGCCGGTCGGTCTGTTCCCCGCCGCAGTCGCGGGCGTGCGCGTCGACGAGTTGCTTGCCGGCGCGGCGTGGATGGATAGCCGCACGCAGTCGGTCGAGCTTTGGCAGAACCCGGCACACTTGCTCGCCGCGTTGCTCTACCTCGCGGAAACGAAGCGGGGCCGCAATGTGGTGGTGCTGATGCCGTACAGCGATCGCCTGGCGTGCTTCGCCGATTGGTTCGTGCAGCTGTGGGGCGAGAGTCTGGGGAAAGCGGAGACCGTCGATGGCCAGCCCATCCGCTGCGGCCAGACGCCGGTGGCGGCGCGCGGCGCCACCGATCAACACTCGTTGCTGCAGCTGCTGATGGAAGGTCCGCCCGACAAGGTGGTGATCCTGATCCGCGTCGACGATCACGGCCGCGAAATCAGTATTCCAACCGCCTACAGTGATCTCGAGGGCGTGGGCTATCTCGGCGGCAACGGCATGGGGGCGCTGCTCAACATGGAGCAACGGGCGACCGAGCTGGCGCTCGTGCAACAGCAACGCCCGGTGATGACGCTCACGTTGCCGCAGCTCAATGCGTTCACGCTTGGACAACTCTTCTACCTGTTCGAGGTCGCCACCGTGTTTGCAGGCGGATTGCACCGCATCAACCCGCTCGATCAACCCGGCGTCGAGCGCAGCAAACGACTCACCTATGGCCTCGCCGGACGTAAGGGGTTCGAAGCGCAGCGCGCCGAAGTCGACGCCTGGGAGGCGCGCAAGCGGCCGGAGTACGTGTTGTAG
- the rfaE2 gene encoding D-glycero-beta-D-manno-heptose 1-phosphate adenylyltransferase, whose translation MARKLLTWPALKRRVMAWRRAGQRVVFTNGCFDLIHPGHVRYLRAAKRLGDVLVVGLNSDASVRRLDKAPGRPLVAQAARAEVLAALEMVDAVTVFAQDTPLALIKMVQPDVLVKGGDWTPDQIVGADVVRARGGMVRSLSFARGYSTTALVKRIAQSQNG comes from the coding sequence ATGGCGCGCAAGCTTCTCACTTGGCCCGCGCTCAAGCGCCGCGTGATGGCCTGGCGACGCGCGGGACAGCGCGTGGTCTTTACCAACGGATGCTTCGATCTGATCCATCCGGGTCACGTCCGCTACTTGCGCGCGGCCAAACGGCTCGGCGATGTGCTCGTCGTCGGCCTCAACAGCGACGCGTCCGTGCGCCGACTCGACAAAGCCCCCGGTCGTCCATTGGTGGCGCAAGCGGCGCGCGCCGAAGTGCTCGCGGCGCTGGAGATGGTTGACGCCGTGACCGTGTTTGCGCAGGACACCCCGCTGGCGTTGATCAAGATGGTGCAACCCGACGTGCTGGTGAAGGGCGGCGACTGGACACCCGACCAGATCGTCGGTGCCGACGTGGTGCGCGCGCGCGGCGGCATGGTGCGTTCATTGTCGTTTGCGCGTGGCTACTCCACAACCGCCCTGGTGAAACGGATTGCGCAGAGCCAGAACGGGTAA
- a CDS encoding SCP2 sterol-binding domain-containing protein, which translates to MPDAESIAIELYLRNQVAPRFAQIVGDAATRLEALQREVADLRAARGSIAWEIDGPGGGTWYLNIADGAMAVDTAPIEPPVMHVVQSLADWQRFAAGATTPGFLGGSNSGRAFGKTRIDRLKTIKGSVRFVITSLPDGGEWALVTRFGSGPFLAEPQTTVTLDAAVMRQMQSGEINPQLAFMQGQVKIAGDAGLAMQLGMALFL; encoded by the coding sequence ATGCCCGACGCTGAATCGATCGCGATCGAATTGTATCTGCGCAACCAGGTGGCGCCCCGCTTCGCGCAAATCGTTGGCGACGCGGCTACCCGGCTTGAGGCGCTGCAGCGCGAGGTCGCCGACCTCCGCGCAGCGCGCGGCAGCATCGCGTGGGAGATCGACGGCCCCGGCGGCGGCACCTGGTACCTCAACATCGCCGACGGTGCGATGGCGGTCGATACCGCGCCCATTGAGCCGCCGGTCATGCACGTGGTCCAGTCGCTGGCCGACTGGCAGCGCTTTGCTGCAGGGGCGACGACCCCCGGCTTCCTCGGTGGCAGCAACAGCGGGCGCGCCTTCGGCAAGACTCGCATCGATCGCCTCAAGACGATCAAGGGATCGGTCCGCTTCGTCATCACCAGCCTGCCCGACGGCGGCGAATGGGCGCTCGTCACTCGTTTCGGCAGCGGGCCATTTTTGGCCGAGCCGCAAACGACGGTGACCCTCGATGCCGCCGTCATGCGCCAGATGCAGAGCGGCGAAATCAACCCGCAGCTTGCATTCATGCAGGGGCAGGTGAAGATCGCTGGCGATGCCGGGCTGGCGATGCAGCTTGGCATGGCGCTGTTCCTGTGA
- a CDS encoding 50S ribosomal protein L28, which produces MARTCEVCGKHPSTGNRVSHANNKSKRLWRPNLQRVRANLKGTVRHILACTRCIRSGKVLKAA; this is translated from the coding sequence ATGGCACGGACATGTGAAGTGTGCGGTAAGCATCCCTCAACCGGAAATCGGGTCAGCCACGCGAATAACAAGTCGAAGCGCCTGTGGCGTCCCAATTTGCAGCGCGTGCGCGCGAATCTGAAGGGCACAGTTCGTCATATTCTTGCGTGCACCCGTTGCATCCGCTCGGGCAAGGTCCTCAAGGCCGCCTAG
- a CDS encoding RidA family protein, whose product MKTAVQTAEAPQAIGPYSQAVRVGDWLFCSGQIGLDPSTGQLVSGGVDAETERALANLDAVLSAAGGSLADVVRTTIYLTDLADFTRVNERYASRFAAPFPARATVGVAALPRGAKIEIEAVAIMGAMVGGESARG is encoded by the coding sequence ATGAAGACAGCGGTGCAAACGGCGGAAGCCCCGCAAGCCATCGGTCCGTACTCGCAAGCGGTGCGCGTCGGTGACTGGTTGTTCTGCTCGGGCCAGATCGGGCTCGATCCGTCCACCGGGCAGCTCGTCAGCGGCGGTGTCGACGCCGAGACCGAACGCGCGTTGGCGAACTTAGATGCCGTGCTCAGCGCGGCCGGCGGTTCTCTTGCCGACGTGGTGCGGACGACGATCTATCTGACGGACCTCGCCGACTTCACGCGCGTCAACGAGCGCTACGCGTCGCGCTTTGCGGCGCCGTTTCCCGCTCGGGCGACCGTGGGGGTTGCGGCCCTCCCGCGCGGCGCGAAGATCGAGATCGAGGCGGTGGCGATTATGGGTGCGATGGTGGGTGGTGAATCCGCGCGCGGCTAG